GAAAGTTGTGATTGTCTCCAAGGCTTTCAGCTCACTCATTCTCTAGGTGGTGGGACTGGGTCTGGCATGGGCACACTCCTTATCAGTAAGATCCGTGAAGAATACCCTGACAGAATCATGAACACCTTCAGTGTTGTACCTTCACCTAAAGTATCAGACACTGTAGTAGAGCCTTATAATGCAACTCTATCTGTCCATCAGCTTGTGGAAAATACTGATGAGACATTCTGTATTGATAATGAGGCTCTTTATGACATATGCTTTCATACTCTTAAACTGACGACTCCTACTTATGGtgatttaaatcatttaatgTCAGCTACCATGAGTGGTGTAACAACCTGTTTGAGATTCCCAGGTCAGCTGAATGCTGACTTGAGAAAACTAGCAGTAAACATGGTTCCCTTCCCCCGCCTGCACTTTTTTATGACAGGGTTTGCTCCTTTAACAAGTCGTGGTAGCCAGCAGTATCGTGCGCTCACAGTACCTGAGCTTACCCAGCAGATGTTTGATGCTAAGAACATGATGGCAGCCTGTGATCCTCGGCACGGTCGTTACCTGACAGTTGCTGCCATTTTCAGAGGCCGTATGTCCATGAAGGAGGTTGATGAACAGATGTTGAATGTACAGAATAAAAACAGTACCTATTTTGTGGAGTGGATTCCCAACAATGTTAAGACTGCAGTTTGTGACATCCCACCACGTGGGCTGAAGATGTCTGCCACCTTCATTGGCAACAGTACAGCAATTCAGGAGCTGTTTAAACGCATCTCTGAGCAGTTTACAGCTATGTTTCGAAGAAAAGCTTTCTTGCACTGGTACACTGGTGAGGGCATGGATGAGATGGAGTTTACTGAGGCTGAGAGCAACATGAATGATCTGGTATCTGAGTATCAACAATACCAAGATGCCACAGTTGGAGATGAAGGTGAAtttgaggaggagggggaggaagaggctGCATAAACAGAATTGTATGTTGTGAACTTctaaacatgttttctttgttaaATTAAGACTTGTTTCTGAAGTTTGACTTTTATTCTTATAGTTTCACTGTTGTGTTTCATATTGACCAATGGTttgaaagttttaaataaaaatggttCCTAATTTAATTTTAGTGTTTCTATCCTAATAAGCCCAAGGTAAATTCATAAATGAGCTTAGAACTTGAATTATCTGCTGTAAAACACTGTAATGCCAGAATTGTTCTGTTCTGGCCTGGGTGCATGCTACATTTAGTTGAATACATTACTAATAGAAATGTATTTAGTACAAATTTACATAAACTATTTACTTGCATTAGAACTTTAGCCTTCAATGCTTTGGCAattcaaatatatattttaaatgacATGAGAATAAATGCCttcaggcagtgcattccagacccCATCCACCCTCTGAAATAAAATCTCCCTCAGACCCCTTCTAATACTTGCCCCCTATCTATCCTTGCATGTCACACTTCCTCGCCTCTCAGCTTTCTCCTCTTCAGGGAAAACAAAACCAGACTATCCACTCTCTCATAACTGAAATGCTCCAAATCAGGCAACATTCTGATGAATCCCTTTTACTGCTGCATCTGCTCAGAATGACTGAACCTAAAAGCAGTAATAGCATGGAACATGTAGAGATTAAAGAGAGGGAGGTGCTTGCTATCTTACAGCAaaaaaaggtagataaatcccacaGGCATGACATCatatttcctcagaccttgagggaggtgagtgtagaaattacaggggccctggcagaaatatataTAATGTCCTtatccacaggtgaggtgccggaggattggagggtagctcatgttccattgtttaaaaaagactccaaaagtaaaccatgaAATTACAGGCCattgagtctgacatcagtagtacaTAAGTTATTGGAGGGTATTCTGAGAGATCgagtatacaagtatttggacaaggATGGCATGGCTTGTggatggtaggttgtgtttaacatcttagttttttgaggaggttgccaagaaagatgaaggaaaggctatggttgtctatatggacttcagtaaggcttttgacaagatcccacatgggaggctagttcagaaggtttaaacactaggtatccatggagagattgtaaactggattctaaattggttgaatgggagtagtggaaaattgcttctcagactggaggcctgtgattagtggagGACCTCGGGGATtggtgctaggaccattgttgtttgttgtctatattaatgatctagatgataatgttgaaaattggatcagcgagtttgctgatgacatgaagattggaggtgtggacagtgagaaaatcttcaaagcttacagaggaatctggaccaactggaaaaatgggcaagaaggtggcagatggaatttattgctgagaagtgtgaggtattgcattttggaatgacaaaccaaGGTCGGACgtgcacagtaaatgatagggcactgaggagtgcagaggaacaaagggaattcagatacataattcccggaaagtggtgtcacaggtaaacaggattgtgaagaaagcttttggcatcttggccttcataaattttgagtacaggaattgggagcTATGGTGAGGTTGCACAAGACATTGggaaggtcaaatttg
The Narcine bancroftii isolate sNarBan1 chromosome 1, sNarBan1.hap1, whole genome shotgun sequence genome window above contains:
- the LOC138761877 gene encoding tubulin beta-4B chain-like isoform X2, with product MDLEPGTMDSVRSGPFGQIFRPDNFVFGQSGAGNNWAKGHYTDGAELIDSVLDVVRKEAESCDCLQGFQLTHSLGGGTGSGMGTLLISKIREEYPDRIMNTFSVVPSPKVSDTVVEPYNATLSVHQLVENTDETFCIDNEALYDICFHTLKLTTPTYGDLNHLMSATMSGVTTCLRFPGQLNADLRKLAVNMVPFPRLHFFMTGFAPLTSRGSQQYRALTVPELTQQMFDAKNMMAACDPRHGRYLTVAAIFRGRMSMKEVDEQMLNVQNKNSTYFVEWIPNNVKTAVCDIPPRGLKMSATFIGNSTAIQELFKRISEQFTAMFRRKAFLHWYTGEGMDEMEFTEAESNMNDLVSEYQQYQDATVGDEGEFEEEGEEEAA
- the LOC138761877 gene encoding tubulin beta-4B chain-like isoform X1 → MREIVHLQAGQCGNQIGAKFWEVISDEHGIDPTGAYHGDSDLQLERINVYYNEATGGKYVPRAILMDLEPGTMDSVRSGPFGQIFRPDNFVFGQSGAGNNWAKGHYTDGAELIDSVLDVVRKEAESCDCLQGFQLTHSLGGGTGSGMGTLLISKIREEYPDRIMNTFSVVPSPKVSDTVVEPYNATLSVHQLVENTDETFCIDNEALYDICFHTLKLTTPTYGDLNHLMSATMSGVTTCLRFPGQLNADLRKLAVNMVPFPRLHFFMTGFAPLTSRGSQQYRALTVPELTQQMFDAKNMMAACDPRHGRYLTVAAIFRGRMSMKEVDEQMLNVQNKNSTYFVEWIPNNVKTAVCDIPPRGLKMSATFIGNSTAIQELFKRISEQFTAMFRRKAFLHWYTGEGMDEMEFTEAESNMNDLVSEYQQYQDATVGDEGEFEEEGEEEAA